A DNA window from Bacillota bacterium contains the following coding sequences:
- the greA gene encoding transcription elongation factor GreA, with product MPESIKMTKEGLKNLEDELNYLVTVRRKEIAENIKQARDYGDLSENSEYDEAKNEQAVVEAKIQQLEATLKNVQVIDIAENAKVVNVGSKIKVLFKGENEEESYEIVGSTEADPDNNRISYESPVGKALMGAKAGKTVKAVTPSGIIEVKVLKIL from the coding sequence ACGAGCTCAATTATTTAGTAACTGTGCGCCGCAAGGAAATTGCTGAAAATATAAAACAAGCCAGAGATTACGGTGATCTGTCTGAAAACAGTGAATATGACGAAGCTAAGAACGAGCAGGCTGTTGTTGAGGCAAAGATCCAGCAGCTCGAGGCTACGCTTAAAAATGTTCAGGTAATCGATATTGCCGAAAATGCAAAGGTAGTCAACGTCGGCTCAAAAATTAAAGTATTGTTCAAAGGCGAAAACGAAGAGGAAAGTTATGAGATAGTGGGCAGCACTGAAGCTGACCCTGATAATAACCGCATTTCATATGAATCCCCCGTTGGAAAAGCTCTTATGGGCGCAAAAGCAGGCAAAACTGTTAAAGCTGTTACTCCTTCCGGCATAATTGAAGTCAAAGTTTTAAAAATATTATAA